The genomic window TATCATAACAATAATTCTCTCATTATTCAAGAAAAAATTCTAATTATCGCCTTTATATGAATTTACAATTGAACTTATTTGGTATAAAATTGGAAAGATAAAAAACATGAACGGAGAAAAATTGATGAGTAATCCTGCATTCGTAACCTTTCAAACACACCAAGACGCATTTTCTTTTCTCGGCGTCGAGAATGTCGTGACCGAATCTTCGGATTTCGGTTATTTCTGGGATCACTTTTTCAAAATAGGCGGATATGAAAAAATCATTCCGTATGCAACAGACCCCAAACCGATTAACGTGTGGTATACGAACCATGCGGGCGAAAAAATCTATTTTCAGGGTTTAAAGGTCGGCAGCGTTGACAACGTGCCCGAGGGTTATTCCCTTGTAAATTTCCCCGCGGGCGATTTTCTTGTCGTCACCCATGAATGGCTCCCCACGCATGACGAAGCTATCCGTTACGGCATCGCAGCCGGCTGGAAATATGAAAAAACCGTGCAGATGCCGGACGGATATGCGCGGTATGACGGGCCCGGCAGTCCGATCACCATCATCGAAAAAGAAAACATGGATACTCCCGACGGCAGCCGATATGAGTTTTGGGTGCCGATCAAGAAAATTGATTAGGTTGCCCGACAGATAACAGAAAAGATGATAAAAAAGACGACAACCTCAGGGCTTGTGATTTACATAAGACCCGAAAC from Oscillospiraceae bacterium includes these protein-coding regions:
- a CDS encoding GyrI-like domain-containing protein encodes the protein MNGEKLMSNPAFVTFQTHQDAFSFLGVENVVTESSDFGYFWDHFFKIGGYEKIIPYATDPKPINVWYTNHAGEKIYFQGLKVGSVDNVPEGYSLVNFPAGDFLVVTHEWLPTHDEAIRYGIAAGWKYEKTVQMPDGYARYDGPGSPITIIEKENMDTPDGSRYEFWVPIKKID